In the genome of Arachis stenosperma cultivar V10309 chromosome 2, arast.V10309.gnm1.PFL2, whole genome shotgun sequence, the window gatctttcttctCTGGCCGTAGGCTTACCTTGGGGATCTCTCTTCTCAGTGGCTAATACTCCAATATtctcttggatttcttcatCAGTCTGCACAATCTTTTGCTTTGGGATGTTGCTGTGAATCACCTTGTCACTTTCTTCCTTTAACTGTGATTCTCCATTGTCAAGTTCCATATAGTCTCTCTTCTCATTACTAAACTATGCTTCTGGTAACACCTTCAGAGTGACACTCTTATCATGCATTCTGAGAGTTAATTCTCCTTCCTCCACGTCTATGATAGCCCTAGCAGTGGCCAAGAATGGCCTTTCCAGTATAATAGAGTCACCATCATCCTCATCTGAATCTAGAACCACAAAATCAGCAGGGTATATGAATTTGTCCACCTTGACCAAAAGGTTTTCAATCACACCCCTGGGGTATACTATTGACTTATCTACCAGTTCTAGAGACATCTGTACCGGTTTAACTTCCTCTATACGCAGTTTTCTCACCAAGGAAGACGGTATCAAGTTAATacttgctcctagatcgcacattGCTTTAGTGATGGTCAATTCCCCAATGGTGCAAGGCAACAGGAAGCTCCCTGGGTCCTCAAGCTTAGGAGGAAGCCCTTTTTGAATCAAGGCCCTGCATTCCTCAGTAAGCAGTATGGTTTCTTTCTCatcccaacttcttttcttattgataagctccttcaaaaacttggcatacagaggcatttgctcaagtgcttcagcCAAGGGGATATTGATCTCCAgtttcttgaaagtctcaaggaaCTTATGAAAATGTTGGTCCTTAGCCTCTTTGTTGAACCTCTGGGGATATGGCAGTGGAGGTATGATGCTCTTTCCTATTTGATGCTGTCCCTGAGTCACTTCTTTTGAACTGTGTGGTTGGTTGTCCTTCTCTTTGAGTTTCTCAGTGCTCTTGCTTGGCATCACCTCTTGATCCTTGGCTTCATCTGCCTTTGTTTGCTCCTCCTCTTCTGTTGGCCTCTTGCTGCTTCCTGCTTGCTTCTTTGtagtgtcattgttgctcatCAATATTCTCCCGCTCCTTAATTGTATTGCCTTGCATTCCTCCTTAggatttgggattgtgtcactgggtagtgagcttgaaggtctctcagtagaaatttgcttggagatttgcccgatctgcctctctaggctcttcatggaagcttcatAGTTTTTGGTTGCCATTTCCTGGTGTTTTAACATTCTGTCTATCAAGGTCTCCAGGTTAGTGAGTCTTTGGGATTCAGGTGGTGCTTGTGGTGGGTTGTGAGATGTGAGTGGTGGATGGTGGGTATTTTGGTTggtgggttggttattggattggtactggttgaggttggggtagttgttttgaggttttttgtaagtgttttggttagtttgcTGCTGGTTGTAGTTTTGATTGtttcttgaattattttggtttgagttcctctgccatgtttgttggttttggttgtgactatctccccatctgaggttggggtgattcttccatgaggggttgtaagtatcaccatagactttaTTTGGACTAGAATGCATGTACTGGATTTGTTCTTGCTGTTACTCCTCTTGTATTTCTTCATTCTgtccccatgtggttgatggttggctagtgttaactgctgcaacttggaggctatcaatcctcttagtcatttgctcaaattgttgttgaatttgctgctgcattattttgttttgagccaagattgaatccactccttctagctctattactcctctcctttgtgatggttggcgacttctttgatgagcaaagaaatattggttgttagccaccatatcaatgagattttgagcctcctctgcagttttcatgagttgcagAGAACCTCCAACTGAATGATCCAAAGCTTCCTCGGATTTCAATGTTAAGCCCTCatagaaattctgcagcttatcccactcagtgaacatttcAGGAGGACATTTCCTAAttagagccttgtatctctcccatgcctcatggatgggttcagcctccatttgtgtaaatgtttgtacctctgtcttcaaccttatgatcctttgaggtgggtaaaatttggcaaggaacttggttaccaaatcATTCCAATCGCTGATGCTGTCTCTTGGAAAagattccaaccattgagtggccttatccctgagagaaaatgggaataGCAATAGCTTGtagctgtcaggaggcacaccattagttttgacagtgttacaaatcctcaagaaagtggataagtgttggttcgggtcttcaagtggtcctccaccaaaagagcaattgttttgaaccaaagtgatgagttgtggctttagttcaaaattatttgcattgacatttggagctaagatgctgcttccacaatgtctaggatttGCAAAGGTATAGGaggccaaaactctcctctggggtgggttgttattgttgttgtctgctccaccaagtggattggttgaatgttcctccatatcttggaattcttcttcggattcctcttctccaacaatatttttccctctttcagctcttcttaacCTCCTAAGAGTTCTTTCATCTTGTTCATGAAAGGTGGGTGTGGTTCTccttgtacctgacatacaagcatAACATAAGAAACGCTCAAACCAGTGATACTTCAATCTACtactagaatgaagttttagttagcttaagcaaaaattcaaacagttagtgggttaatcaaaaattaaagaaacaatgcttgatctagatctccacttcacttaatcattgtcaatctgatcaatccccggcaacggcgccaaaaacttgatgtgtggaaaacgatccgacacaaaactcaccggcaagtgcaccggatcgcatcaagtaataataactcacgggagtgaggtcgatcccacagggattgaaggattgagcaattttagtttagtggttggtttagtcaagcgaatcaagatttggttgagagatttgtgattaacagaatttaaattgcagtaaaattAAAGGGGAAGGGTGaatttgcaggaaattaaagagaactgaaatttaaagtgctgaatcttaaagtgcacgaaattaaatggcagaaacttaaaacgcaagaaatgtaaattgcagaatcttaaagtgcaagaaatgtaaatagcttgaattgtaaagggaattgggaattggatttgcagaaattacacaaggaaaagtaaattgcaacaaacagagaaatagaaaatgacttggattgaatcggatcttaaaacagaaatgtaaatgagattgaaaagcattaaacagggaatgtaaaattggaattcagatctcaggacccaagagactagataaccaagtctagatctcaatgccttcctagatccaacaaaaacaattgcaaaggaaatgaggaattgtaaattgcaaagaaagtagaagaagaagcaattaaTAGAAACagaaattcaattatgcagtaaaatgaaacagagagatcttaggatgagattgaaacagaatgcCTTCAATTCTCctacccaagatccaagacaattgtaattgaaattgaaagcaagaAAACTGAGAGGAAgggaattcaattctccttccccgagacttagaaattaaaattcactcAACATCAAAAGCTCTCCAAAAACTCTCGATGAAAACTAAAGGAAAAGATCTCTTAAAAACATAAATCCtatgctatttatacactttcttcaaatggtcttcaagccttcaattgggcctttgctcttgatggaattgggttgatagaggccttggttgattgctcttgaagtttgaaGAAGAACCGAAGTGAACCGGGTTGGGAATCATGAaagcttgagtaaaagtttgagtaaaagtttgaggcaaacttttactcaaacttttcacATCAGCCACCCTTTCTTTGCTGCTACCAACATTTGGGCCAAAGTTTGTggtcaaacttttgctcaaacgttggctcccCCTTGCACactcatggcgccaacgtttgccaaaatgtttgaggcaaacgttggcgcaaacttttgctctccagggtgttgatttgtgatgccaacatttgccaaaaagtttgaggcaaacgttggctcaagcttttctccaaaagtttgcgcaaaagtttgaggcaaacttttggtcaagctttttgctccctggttcattttcacttattccaaaagtttgagctaaagtttgaggcaaacttttgctcaaactttttgttctctcttcctcctagccattccttcttgcttcaacctttctccgaGCTTTcctcacctatcattaatcaaccaaacacatcaaagctatgctcaaaatcatgagattgtcattctttcataatatgtgacaattatagcataaaacctcatgaaattgcattaattcatctatggttgattaaatcaaaggaaacataaaaatctacccaattggcttgcttatggctcaagaaagtgcataattcaattgaaaacaaaagaaaaaggctagtgaaactaggctaagatgacttgtcatcagtatggttgattttgttggttgtatgatGGCCGATTTTGTGagaaattttgtgagttgttgctccatctttgacctcctccattgttgttgttgtccctattcccttgttgatgattgtctctccaattttgattgTGATACCCACTCCCTTGATTGTAGCTTCCTCCTTGATAAGGGTGCCCTTGGTTAGGATTACCGccttggtagtacccttgatttgggcggtcatagaaattatgggtagccgcCAAAGGGTTATCTTCTTGAAGGCTCgggcactcatccgtgtagtgGGAATAGCAAGAACAAATGCCACACACTTTTTGAGGGACTAATTGTTGATTGTATTGTTGAGGGGGTGGGGAGTGTTGTTGGTatgattgaggttgttgtggttgttgttggcttaattggagttgcctcaagatggatgtcatttcgctcaaggattgagttagaacggtggtttcactactagttgatacctcattcacAGTTCTTGGGCGGTTGACTCTTCGTCTCATATGTTGATTTGATTCGGCTAAGTCAATGATAAGGTGCCATGCCTCCTCCGCTATTTTATATTTagacaaagaaccattgctagaggtgtctaagagagttctatcttgttctcgcatcccttgacatatgtatccaagcaatacTTGAGTGTCAAGTATGTGATTAGGGCATGCGTCTAGTAGCTTATGAAATCGTTCCCAATACTCGTATAGCGGTTCCGTTTCACCTTGcacaatacaagacatttccttccttagcctatccatcttctctgggggcaagaatttatccaagaatcctcttctaagtaagtcccaatcggaggtgacttcactagatagagtgtagaaccattctttagccttgtcctcaagagaaaaagggaaagcaaacaaccatatagcaaccTCATCGGA includes:
- the LOC130962896 gene encoding uncharacterized protein LOC130962896, with translation MSNNDTTKKQAGSSKRPTEEEEQTKADEAKDQEVMPSKSTEKLKEKDNQPHSSKEVTQGQHQIGKSIIPPLPYPQRFNKEAKDQHFHKFLETFKKLEINIPLAEALEALIQKGLPPKLEDPGSFLLPCTIGELTITKAMCDLGASINLIPSSLVRKLRIEEVKPVQMSLELVDKSIVYPRGVIENLLVKVDKFIYPADFVVLDSDEDDGDSIILERPFLATARAIIDVEEGELTLRMHDKSVTLKVLPEA